Genomic window (Paenibacillus sp. 37):
ATAATGATCCGGCTCATACGTTGAGATTTGGGTTAATTGTCCCAGAGAACGTTTCTGTGTCTCACTCAGATAGGAGAAAAGACGTGCAATGCACGCTTGACGTTCAGGCTCTAATCTTGCCCATACAGCCTCACCAAACTGCTGACGGACCAGTTCTTCCTTATTCTTTGTCCACGCCGTGTAGACCACAGGGCGACCGATTGGAGATGCCTCGGCTTCTACCGTTTCGAGCAGCGCTGCATCCCCCACCAGCTCCGATGGTTCATAGATGCCGATTTCATCCTTAAGCCATTCCTTGGAATATGGTACCGAAGTCACATACAACTCACCCGTTGACAGATCACAGGCCGCGAGCGCCAGCGTATTTTGATTACCTGTAAGACACACCATGTAGTTATTGGACTTGTCCCCTAGTGTTTTGCCTTCCATTACCGTTCCGGGTGTAACCACACGAACAATTTCACGTCGTACCATGCCTTTGGTTACACTGGCATCTTCCATCTGTTCACATATCGCAACTTTATATCCTTTTTCAATCAGACGCTGTATGTAATTGTCAGCCGAATGATAAGGTACACCGCACATCGGGATTTTGTCATCCGTGCCCCCGTTACGTGCAGTCAGCGTGATCTCAAGTTCACGAGCAGCATTAATCGCATCCTCGAAGAACATTTCATAGAAGTCACCCAGTCTAAAAAATAAAAAAGCATCTTGTGCTTCGGCCTTCACTTGCAAATATTGTTGAATCATTGGCGTATACTGAGCCATGATGAATATCCTCCATCCCGTTCCTATAATGTCAGGAAGAAACGCGTCCTGGAAGGACAATAAGACGGTCAGGCACTGTGTTTGCGCCTCCGCCTTATGTGTTGGCTAATCGCCACTTCCTTCAAAGGTTGCTGCTCCATATCTTCCGTAGCTCTCACTTATAAAGGTTGTTCAAAAAGTCCGCTTTTGATTACGAAGGATGCCTAGTGGCATCATCAGCGTCGAATATGGCATTCAGCCGAAATGTCCGTTGCTCACGTAGTTTTCCTACGCTCCGCTACTCCATTTCTAGCTTCATCCAATCTTCTCGGTACTAAAAACCGTTCTTTTTGAACTCGCACTTAAAAAGACTTGTTTCTTATTATATCAAAAAAACGTCCGTACTTCATGAACCTGCCCGAATATTCCAGAGTTTGCGAATATCGCGGCTCTCATCCCAAGTTCTTCCCAGTTTTAATTGAAGGAGTAACGGACACGCGTACCGTTCATAACGTGCATATCCATCCAACCTCTTCAGATCATCTACCAGAGTTGGAATGTGTTCCTGAATCACTTCGCGCTTTCCCTCATAAAAAGCGGCATGAACCTCAGCTTTCGCCAACGGACGCTGCCGTAATTGAGTATACCCGCTCGCGATCAGACCTGCCAAGGCCACAACACCTTTCGCAACAAGGGGCGACACAAGAAAGCTGGGTAACGTACGGTACTCAAACCCACCATAGGATTTCAGGCGAAAATCACCAAGCGCTCCATAACGGGGTCGTCTTCCCGATCCACGTGGGTCTTGCAGAAATGCCAGTGGCAATGCCAGATAATTGTCCAGTGCACGAAGCAGTTCCCCGGTAAGATTCACCCCGCTAAAATGAATATGACCACCCAGAGGTAACCCCCGTTGTGGCATCCCTCCTGCCTGCCAGATGAGCGAGTGATCACTGATGCTGCGGGAAGCGGCTGCGAATGCCCTCATCAGATGAGCCAGCAGTTCTCGTGGTTCGGAGCTGGGAGCAGGCCGCAATTCGGCAACCGGATATATGCGCCGTCCACCAATCGTCACGGAATCACAGCCTGCCATTCCTGTACGTTCAAGAAATCTGGAGGCGGGTACGATTTTGGATTCCGGCATCTGCACCAGAAGAAACTCCGGGTCCATGCCGAGTATCGGAGTGGGTCTGTGACTCTGCTCCTCATCCAGCAGTTCCTGATGCTGCTTCCAGCTTTCCCTATAGGTAGCAGCAAGGTTGGTCACCCCTTTCCAGGGACACGGGTCAATCGAAATCACTGCACAGCCGCCATTCCCTGAGGATTCCATTCGAACAGCTCCATGATCCAGTCCTAACGTATACAGCGTTTTGATCGCAAGTCGTTCTACGCGCTTGAACAAGGTTGAACTCCCTTCACGCTCCACCAGAGTTTCCTGTGCCCCTCCCATGCCACTAGTATCCTTGCGTTTGATCCGGATCGCCTGCAGACAACTTATCTCTACGTCATAGCGTACACGCAAGCCTGGTTCACGTTTGCGCCGATCGTGCAGTGACAATACTTCAATGCCTGCCTGTTTCAACCGTTCTGCACGTTGTCCAGAAGTCATCCTTTCATATCGTCGCAGCGCTTCCTCCGCTTGTTCCATCACATTCATTACGTCCCCCCTCCCGGATCATGCAACCAAAAATAAAAATAACCCCGCAATGCGGAGCCTTCCCGTGAAAGGTATTCCAGGCACATTGCGAGGCTCGTTACCACCCATTTTTCAATATTTAAGAAGAAAGAGGGCTTACGCCCTCTTCACCGCGCCTTCTGGCGCATATGATACCTTAGGTTATCCATTACAGGCGTCAAACTCACAGTTCATCGTCGAGCAGATCGGGATCGAGATCGTCATAATCTCCATCGCCACTGCCAAAGTCATAGTCCTTGTCTTCGTAATCACCGCAACCATCTGTGCAGACCTTCACACAAACTTTGGTTTCGGCAACGAGTTCCACAGCGAATTCCCGTTCAACCCGGATAATTACACTGCTTCCACCTGCTGATACTGTGGCTTCCACACAGCTGGGTTCCTGCGTTGCATCCGCAGATACCTCCACTGTGGAAGTCCGGTGTTTCGGGTCCAGATAGGACAAAGGCACATGTTCTACATACGAGACCGTTTCTTTGGCTACATCCGTCTGCGAATTCTTGTCGTAGGAATACCAAATGTTGATATCGTAAGTACCAATAACTTCAATTCCGTCACCCGCTGATACGGCTTCATATTGGTGGTTGATAATCCAAGCCCCCAAAATACTTGTCGGACCATTTGGCGGAGTCACGGTATGTGTTACGGTAGAGAACTTACGACCTTTGCCGCAGATCGCCTTCGTGATAATCTCTCTACATTGATGTTTATGACTCAATGACATCTTTAAACCTCCTCCATACAATCATTCACTACAAGTGTATGCAGGGCATTCGTCTAGGGTGACAACTATTTTCTATTATTCGTTTGTAGATTGGGACCGGTCCGAGATTGGGGACGGTGCTTTGTCCTTCTTCGCGACTTTCAGATACAGCGCGAGTTCACGGCACAACTGGAGAATTGCGGAACGAATCTCGAATTCTTCCCTTGTATCCGGCAGCTCCATACGTTTGAATTCTTCTTGCACATTCGCAAGAAGTTTTTCAGTTCGTCCGGTGTAGGATTCAGTAAGTACATCCTGACTAAGCTGATCGAACAGTTCCGATACCATTTCCGCATGTGGCATCTTCTGATAGATCTGGGACACCAGATGCATCATGTGCTGGATGGAGTCCAGCTGCGTTTTGCGCATATAGAAGTAGACACTCCATTCCTCATTCGGATGAATCACCTGATTCTCCAGAGAACGCTTGGCAGCATCAATACCGCCAAGGATCGCTTGATCTGCTTCAATCAGCTCTCTCCCCGCCCATGCTTCATTGGGATTACGCAGCGTGGCCGCAAATTCCTTGAAAATCTTCGAGAAGAGTTCATCGATTCGTTTGCGAATGCGTAGCATCTGTGGATCCGCTGCCGGCATATAGGCCAGGTTAACCACCATTGCGGAACCAAGACCAATTAACAACAAAGCAATTTGTACGAGGACGACATGCACGTCCATCTCCCCGCCGCCGAACACCCGAAACACAACAACAGAACCTGTAACAATACCTTCTTTGAAGCCTACCCGGACAATAGCCGGGAATGCGATCAATATGTATACCGCCAGCACCCAATAATGGAAGCCTAGAAAGTGAAAAAGTACACTTGCAAATAAAAGTCCAACTACGGAAGCAAAGAACCGCGCCGATATGGTGCGAATACTTCGTTTTCTCGTTACATCCACGCCAAGAATGGCAAGCAATCCCGCTGATGTTGGTCCCGGCAAGCGACACCAGTCTGCAATCAATACAGCCATTAATGCGGCGATTGCAGTTTTAATTACCCTAAAACCCATTTAACATTCCATCTCCTCTAAGCTGCAAAAAAATTCTTAGCCAGCTCGTCGCCTCATTCATTTATGATGACTAGTATGTCTCATCCAAATGTAAACTAGACGACATCAACCGACATGCGCATGCATGCCGGTCACAGCAACACGCCCCGAATGAGGGACGCTGGCAAGTTAGATCGTTGCGACAGAACCTCAAGGCCCTCTTCTCCAATCATCGCATTCATTCCGGATCTGCGCGGAATAATCATACTAAATATGGTACTTGATTTTACAGTATCGGGCAACGTGACACCCCTTGTGAAATTGTATACATACCATACCCGGTCACATTACGAGTAAAACACTTCCGAATCACCTGCGGCCAGCCAGCATTTTGCGTTCTGCATAGACAACAAGTTGGTACATGGCTGTTGCAACTGCAGCAATAATTAACAGACTCGATAATACAAGTGTGAAGTTGAATACCTGAAATCCGTAGATAATGAGATAACCGAGCCCTTGTTTGGCGACCAGAAACTCACCCACAATTACACCCACCCAAGCCATGCCAACATTCACTTTCAAGGTGGATACAATCGCCGGAAAAGAAGCAGGTAATACAACTTTTGTAAAAATCTCGGAACGGTCCCCACCAAACGTACGAATGACTTTAATATAATTGGGATCGACTTCATTGAAGCTGTTATACACCACCAGTGTCGTGATAATGACCGTGATGGACAATGTGGTCATGACAATCGCTGTAAAACCCGCGCCGAACATCACAATAAAGATCGGGCCAAGTGCTACCTTTGGCATACTGTTGAACACAACCATATAGGGGTCCAACACTTTGGACAAAAAAGGAGACCACCAAATTAAAACCGCAAGCAAGGTTCCAACGAGTGTTCCCAATAAAAAACCAACTGCCGTTTCCCCTACGGTTACCCCAACATGTGCCCACAACTCGCCACTAGCGATGTCCTTGCCAATCTGGACAAAAACTTTACTCGGATAACTGAACAACAACACATCAATCCAGCGAAGTCTGCCTGCCACTTCCCATAGCAAAAACATACATACTAGCATAGATAACTGTACGGCAAGCACTTGATGTCGCCATCTGGCCACCTGCTGAATATGATTCCGATGCAGCTGTCCCATCCATTCGTCACGCTTTTCCTGCTTCGGATTCATTGGATTCACGCGTCTTCTTCACCTCCCCCGGACTGATCCAGTTCACTCCACAATGCCTGAAACAACGCATTGAATCCTTCTTGCTCCCTGGCATGAAACGGCTGAGATTTACGAATTCCATCGGGAATGATAAATTCACGACGGATGCGGCCCGGATTGCGATCCAGTACAATGACGCGGTCACTGACCGCAATGGCTTCAGACAAATCATGGGTGACGAGAACAGAAGTTTTGCCAAACTGTTTTAACGTGTCCGAGACCAGATCCTCCAATTGCAGCTTGGTTTGATAATCAAGTGCCGAGAATGGTTCATCCAACAATAAAATTCCCGGATCGGTTGCCAGCGTGCGCACCAGAGCCACTCGCTGTCTCATGCCTCCTGAAAGCTCTGAAGGGTACTGATTCTCTGTTCCGGCCAAGCCCATACTTATCAGCAGTTCCCGTACACGTTCACGACTCCGTTCATCCAATCTGCCTGTCAGTTCAAGACCGATCAATGCGTTATCGAGAATGGTCCGCCATGGAAACAGATAGTCCTGTTGAAGCATATAACCAATCTGTGATGAGGGACCGCCAACGAGTTTCCCTTTAACCTTAACCTCTCCTCGGGTGGGTGTGAGCAGCCCGGCGATGATCGACAACAATGTCGTTTTACCGCATCCACTCGGTCCAACCAGACTGACGAACTCTCCTTTTTGGATCTCCAGACTCAAGTCCTCAATCACCAAGGAAGCTTCCCGCTCACTGACGTATACTTGAGAGATCCCCTCCAGTCGGATCACACTTTCGGATTCAGGCATTCTGCTCACTTCCTTTCCTGAATACCCATTACTTTGATTTCGTGGCTTCTTCCGCATAGGCATTATCCACAATGGCATTCAAATCCACGCGTTCTTTCAACTCTCCCGCAGCACTCATGACATCCAGCAGATTGTTCCACTCTTCCTCATCAATGATCGGGTCCGTTGCATAGCTGCCCTGTTCCTTATAACGGTTTACACTACTGATCAAAATGGCTGAATCGATGTCTTTGAAAAAAGGAGAAATGACCTCCGCAATCTCTTCAGCACTGTGGGAATCTACCCATGCCTGCGCTTTGTGCAGACCATTCGTAAATTTCTGTACGATATCCTTATTGTCATTCAGATAACTCTGTTTCGTCATGAAGACGGTATAAGGCAGACGACCACTTTCTGTTCCAAACGATGCAACAACCTTGCCCCGATCTTCTTGTTCAAAGATGGATGCCTGGGGCTCAAACAGTTGAACATAATCTCCCGTACCTGAGGCGAAAGCAGACGCAATGTTGGCAAAGTCCACATTTTGAATCAGCTCTAGATCACTTTGCGGATCAATGCCATGTTTGTTCAGTGCGAACTCCCCTGCCATTTGCGGCATACCGCCTTTGCGCTGACCGAGAAATGTCGAATCCCTCAGTTGCTCCCAATCGAAGCTACCTTCTGTGTTACGAGCGAACAGAAATGTACCATCCGTCTGGGTGAGCTGGGCAAAGTTAATGACCGGATCTTCCGCTCCCTGCTGATAGACATATATGGACGTCTCCGCTCCTACCAGTGCGATATCCACTGAACCTGCGAGTAATGCCGCCATCGTTTTGTCACCGCCAGCAGTCGTCTGAATATCCACCTCAAGTCCCTGCTCTTCAAAAAAACCTTGAGCCACAGCCACATATTCCGGTGCGTAAAATACCGAACGAGTCACTTCGCCAATCGTAATCTTGGCTTCATTCTCTTCCTTATTACAGCTGGTGAGCGCCACAATGATAATCAGCAGAATAACGATGCCCCGGACGAACCATGGCGTGTATTTCATGTTGTTTCCCTCCTTCACTGGTTTCAGCAGTTTCTCTCTATTATGGATATGCCGATGCCCAACAAAAGGTTAAGAACTTAAATGCAAAAAAGAGCCGGGCAATGATGCCCGACTCTTCAGCTCTTCGAAATGTTATTCAATATGTTATATATGGGTTACCTACAGCTTGTAAATCTCGGCGTATTTGGCTTCCAGATAATCGGCCAGATAATCCGGGTTCAACTCTTCACCCGTTACGGCAACAATCAATTCGGAAGGTGTGCGACTTTTGCCATACCGATAGATCTTGTCTGTAAGCCATTCCTTAATTGGAATCAGATTACCTTCGGCAATAAGAGTATCAAACTCCGGCATTTCCTTGCGCAATGTATGTAGAATTTGAGCTGCATACATATTACCCAGAGAATACGAAGCAAAGTAACCAAAGTCACCACCAGACCAGTGAACATCCTGAAGAACGCCGTCTCCATCATTCGTTGGCATAATACCGAGGTATTCCTTGTATTTTGCATTCCAGGTCTCCGGGAGGTCTTTCACTTCCAGACCATCGTTGAATAACATTTTCTCGATCTCATACCGGATAATAATATGCAGGTTATAGGTCAGTTCATCCGCTTCAATCCGAATGAGTGAACTCTCCACCCGATTGATTGCACGATAGAAATCTTCCAGTTCAACCTCGCTCAGTTGCGGGAAATGCTGCTGCAAATCTTTATAATAACGTGTCCAGAATGGCAGGCTGCGACCAATCATGTTTTCCCAAAGACGGGACTGTGACTCATGAATCCCCATGGACGTTCCTTCGGCAAGAAGGGTACCCGCCAGACTGTCATCAATATTTTGCTCGTACAGGGCATGTCCGCCCTCATGCAGTGAACTGAAGACTGCGCTTGCTACATCATCTTGCAGATAATGTGTTGTGATCCGCACATCACCCGGGTTAAGACCCGTTGCAAAAGGATGAACACTCTCGTCCAATCGTCCAGCTTCAAAGTCATAGCCCATTTGTTCCAAGATGAACAGACTGAATTTTTCCTGCTGTTCGGTGTCAAACAACTGATTCAGGAACTCTGTATTTGGCTTGTTTTCTGAAGCATTGATCTTCTCTTGCAAAGGTACCAAACGTGCTTTGAGGCGAGCGAACACAGCGTCCACTTTCTCAACCGTCAGATCTGGTTCATACATATCAAGCAACGTATCATAACGTGTATCCTTCACACCCCAATAATCAATAAACTCCTGTTTGAGCTTAACGATATCTGTCAGATATGGGGAGAACCCGGCAAAATCACTGTTATGCTTGGCATCTTCCCATGCCGTTTCTGACTTGGCCGTGAGCACGGTATATGCTTGCACTTTCTCAGGCGGTACAGACTGACTGCGATCATATTCTTTCTTGCAATCTTCAACCTGACGACGATCTATATCTTCGAGCTGTTCCAATACCGCTGGAGTCGTTAATGCATCCAGGTAAGTCTTCATGTCAGCCGAGGTTTGCAGCTTGAATGCTTCGGTGGACAACATACCCAGCGTCTCCGAACGTGTCGGAACGCCTTTTTTCGGCGCACCTGTGCGCAGATCCCAGTGAAGCAAACCAATGGCTTCATGATAGCTCTTAATTTTACGAGCCAGATTACGGAAGGATTCCAAATGTTCCTGTGTTTGTTTATCCATTGTTATCGTTCACCTCTTCAAAAAAAATGTTATACCCTATTGATGATACTTTTTGCATTGCGTATAATCAACTTTTAACAGATGAAAATTGCATTGTTCTCCTAAAGATACGTGTTCCAAAAGTCTGGTTTTCATTACCGAGAAGATAGTAATTGAATTTAACTTCGATGCTGATGATGCCCTTAGGCATGATTTGTAATCAAAAGTGGACTTTTTGAACAACCTCTAAAGGGTTCGAGTAATGCCATCTGCTGACCGTGAAATACTATTAAAGCAAAGGCGCGTAGGACAAGCTGCATCATATGCAAGTGGCCGTGCTCGTCGTATTGGATAACAGGAGGCAATGGACATGAACAACATTCAAGAGATTTTGGCTTACAACAAATCATTTGTCGAGACCAAAGAATACGAAAAGTATACGGCTGGCAAGTTTCCAACCAAAAAGATGGTTATCATCACTTGTATGGATACACGTCTGGTGGAATTGCTGCCCAAGGCTATGAACCTGAAAAACGGTGATGTGAAAATCATCAAAAACGCAGGCGCAATTATCTCTCAGCCTTTCGGGAGTGTAATGCGTAGTGTACTTGTCGCCATCTATGAACTGGGTGCAGATGAAGTCCTGGTAGTGGGGCATACGGAATGTGGTATGGCTTCCCTTCACGCAGAAACCATGATTGGACATATGGTAGAGCGTGGTGTATCGGAAGAAGTCATGACTACTCTGGAGAATTCGGGGATCCGTTTGCAAAAATGGTTGCGCGGGTTTGACAGCGTCGAAGAAGGGGTAAAGCATACTGTGGAAGTGATCAAGAAGCATCCTTTACTTCCTCCCAATGTACCCGTCCACGGCATGGTTATCGATTCTGCCACAGGTGAGCTTGATCTTGTCGCTGAGGGGTATAGACAACAGGCATCTCTCTAAATGGTTTGGAGTGCGGACCTTATGGTTCGCACTTTTTTTGTCTAAATTAAGGCAGTTGTTCTGTCAGGTTGTCAAACCATACAGTTTCAGTGTACACTTTTTATGAAAGCGGTCAAAGAAAGTAAAAACGATTGTTCTCTCTGACCTAGCCCTAATATTAAGGAGACATGTGCATGAACATACTTTCCTACGGATTACTCGGGCTGCTTACCCGCGAGGAGTCATCGGGCTATGATCTGATGCTGAAAATCCAGCCTCATTGGCAGGCGAAACACAGCCAGATCTATCCCCTCCTGTCCAAGATGGAAAACGATGAGTTATTGGCCTCCCGCTGGGTACAACAGTCTGACAAACCGGACAAGAAAATGTACGCAGTTACGGAAAAAGGCATTGAAAAGCTCTTGGAATGGATGATTACTCCTGTTACCGCACCGGTTACACGCGATGAATTTAATTTGCGTATTTTGTGTGTTGGCATAGCGGAAGACGGAAGCATGAGACGCATTCTGAATGAGCGTAAAAGCTGGTTCATGGAACGCATACGTTATTTCGAGGATCTGAAGTCACGTATACCTCAGGATAATCTTCGTGTAGGCAACCGAGATTTTGGAAGCTACATCCTGGTACAAAAAGGGTTAATGCACGCACAAACAGGCCTGGAATGGTGTCATTGGGTTACCCAATTGCTTGATGGCCAAGCTGCAATTCAAGACCCAAGTCCAAGCGTTTCGGAAGTTTAATAAAATTTGAAACGTTCCTGCAAGTTGACCGTATTACATGAGTAAGGCCCATTTTTGGGCGATTCAAACAAATTAATCGGGGGGTTACGATCTTTACAATGAAGAAAAAATTTGGATTTAAACATCTAATGATGGTATTTATGGCCTTTACATTATTGTTCGCAACAGTGGGAGTAACGAATCCGGATTCTGCGGATGCAAGACGTGGTGGCGGATTCAAATCCGGTACAAAAAGTTATAGCAATACACCTAAGAAATCCGACTCCAACAGTAACGTGAATAAATCCAATTCCGGTAATAATTCCGGTACTGGTGCAGCTGCAACTCGTGGTGGATTCTTCGGCGGTGGCGGAGGATTCATGAAAGGCATGATGCTTGGTGGTCTTGCTGGTATGATGTTCGGCGGATTGTTCGGTGGCATGGGCGCTCTGGGTAACATCCTTGGATTGCTCGTGAACGTTGCAGCAATTATGTTGATTGTTATGCTGGCTATGGCACTCTTCAGAGCCATCTCCAATCGTCGCAAACCTGCAGCGGATGGTCGTTATGACCGTCGCAATGATCGTGATGACGACCGTAACAGAAACGGACGGTACTAATCTCTATGGTTCTGAGCATGGATGAAATTGTGAATGCA
Coding sequences:
- a CDS encoding ABC transporter ATP-binding protein; the encoded protein is MPESESVIRLEGISQVYVSEREASLVIEDLSLEIQKGEFVSLVGPSGCGKTTLLSIIAGLLTPTRGEVKVKGKLVGGPSSQIGYMLQQDYLFPWRTILDNALIGLELTGRLDERSRERVRELLISMGLAGTENQYPSELSGGMRQRVALVRTLATDPGILLLDEPFSALDYQTKLQLEDLVSDTLKQFGKTSVLVTHDLSEAIAVSDRVIVLDRNPGRIRREFIIPDGIRKSQPFHAREQEGFNALFQALWSELDQSGGGEEDA
- a CDS encoding outer spore coat protein CotE; the protein is MSLSHKHQCREIITKAICGKGRKFSTVTHTVTPPNGPTSILGAWIINHQYEAVSAGDGIEVIGTYDINIWYSYDKNSQTDVAKETVSYVEHVPLSYLDPKHRTSTVEVSADATQEPSCVEATVSAGGSSVIIRVEREFAVELVAETKVCVKVCTDGCGDYEDKDYDFGSGDGDYDDLDPDLLDDEL
- a CDS encoding aromatic acid exporter family protein, which codes for MGFRVIKTAIAALMAVLIADWCRLPGPTSAGLLAILGVDVTRKRSIRTISARFFASVVGLLFASVLFHFLGFHYWVLAVYILIAFPAIVRVGFKEGIVTGSVVVFRVFGGGEMDVHVVLVQIALLLIGLGSAMVVNLAYMPAADPQMLRIRKRIDELFSKIFKEFAATLRNPNEAWAGRELIEADQAILGGIDAAKRSLENQVIHPNEEWSVYFYMRKTQLDSIQHMMHLVSQIYQKMPHAEMVSELFDQLSQDVLTESYTGRTEKLLANVQEEFKRMELPDTREEFEIRSAILQLCRELALYLKVAKKDKAPSPISDRSQSTNE
- a CDS encoding ABC transporter substrate-binding protein, with protein sequence MKYTPWFVRGIVILLIIIVALTSCNKEENEAKITIGEVTRSVFYAPEYVAVAQGFFEEQGLEVDIQTTAGGDKTMAALLAGSVDIALVGAETSIYVYQQGAEDPVINFAQLTQTDGTFLFARNTEGSFDWEQLRDSTFLGQRKGGMPQMAGEFALNKHGIDPQSDLELIQNVDFANIASAFASGTGDYVQLFEPQASIFEQEDRGKVVASFGTESGRLPYTVFMTKQSYLNDNKDIVQKFTNGLHKAQAWVDSHSAEEIAEVISPFFKDIDSAILISSVNRYKEQGSYATDPIIDEEEWNNLLDVMSAAGELKERVDLNAIVDNAYAEEATKSK
- a CDS encoding ABC transporter permease, whose protein sequence is MGQLHRNHIQQVARWRHQVLAVQLSMLVCMFLLWEVAGRLRWIDVLLFSYPSKVFVQIGKDIASGELWAHVGVTVGETAVGFLLGTLVGTLLAVLIWWSPFLSKVLDPYMVVFNSMPKVALGPIFIVMFGAGFTAIVMTTLSITVIITTLVVYNSFNEVDPNYIKVIRTFGGDRSEIFTKVVLPASFPAIVSTLKVNVGMAWVGVIVGEFLVAKQGLGYLIIYGFQVFNFTLVLSSLLIIAAVATAMYQLVVYAERKMLAGRR
- a CDS encoding beta-class carbonic anhydrase, with the protein product MNNIQEILAYNKSFVETKEYEKYTAGKFPTKKMVIITCMDTRLVELLPKAMNLKNGDVKIIKNAGAIISQPFGSVMRSVLVAIYELGADEVLVVGHTECGMASLHAETMIGHMVERGVSEEVMTTLENSGIRLQKWLRGFDSVEEGVKHTVEVIKKHPLLPPNVPVHGMVIDSATGELDLVAEGYRQQASL
- a CDS encoding putative amidoligase domain-containing protein, with translation MNVMEQAEEALRRYERMTSGQRAERLKQAGIEVLSLHDRRKREPGLRVRYDVEISCLQAIRIKRKDTSGMGGAQETLVEREGSSTLFKRVERLAIKTLYTLGLDHGAVRMESSGNGGCAVISIDPCPWKGVTNLAATYRESWKQHQELLDEEQSHRPTPILGMDPEFLLVQMPESKIVPASRFLERTGMAGCDSVTIGGRRIYPVAELRPAPSSEPRELLAHLMRAFAAASRSISDHSLIWQAGGMPQRGLPLGGHIHFSGVNLTGELLRALDNYLALPLAFLQDPRGSGRRPRYGALGDFRLKSYGGFEYRTLPSFLVSPLVAKGVVALAGLIASGYTQLRQRPLAKAEVHAAFYEGKREVIQEHIPTLVDDLKRLDGYARYERYACPLLLQLKLGRTWDESRDIRKLWNIRAGS
- a CDS encoding PadR family transcriptional regulator — protein: MNILSYGLLGLLTREESSGYDLMLKIQPHWQAKHSQIYPLLSKMENDELLASRWVQQSDKPDKKMYAVTEKGIEKLLEWMITPVTAPVTRDEFNLRILCVGIAEDGSMRRILNERKSWFMERIRYFEDLKSRIPQDNLRVGNRDFGSYILVQKGLMHAQTGLEWCHWVTQLLDGQAAIQDPSPSVSEV
- a CDS encoding carboxypeptidase M32; its protein translation is MDKQTQEHLESFRNLARKIKSYHEAIGLLHWDLRTGAPKKGVPTRSETLGMLSTEAFKLQTSADMKTYLDALTTPAVLEQLEDIDRRQVEDCKKEYDRSQSVPPEKVQAYTVLTAKSETAWEDAKHNSDFAGFSPYLTDIVKLKQEFIDYWGVKDTRYDTLLDMYEPDLTVEKVDAVFARLKARLVPLQEKINASENKPNTEFLNQLFDTEQQEKFSLFILEQMGYDFEAGRLDESVHPFATGLNPGDVRITTHYLQDDVASAVFSSLHEGGHALYEQNIDDSLAGTLLAEGTSMGIHESQSRLWENMIGRSLPFWTRYYKDLQQHFPQLSEVELEDFYRAINRVESSLIRIEADELTYNLHIIIRYEIEKMLFNDGLEVKDLPETWNAKYKEYLGIMPTNDGDGVLQDVHWSGGDFGYFASYSLGNMYAAQILHTLRKEMPEFDTLIAEGNLIPIKEWLTDKIYRYGKSRTPSELIVAVTGEELNPDYLADYLEAKYAEIYKL